A single Oncorhynchus mykiss isolate Arlee chromosome 24, USDA_OmykA_1.1, whole genome shotgun sequence DNA region contains:
- the LOC110503807 gene encoding spartin isoform X2, whose amino-acid sequence MEEANQDAFDRARLQVIKDGYEKAFECINRGLTEDEAGHKAQALAQYTKGRQHLLRAISVPSQGHECVGCSWESARQMQHKMQETLNNITTRLAVLETSPDPELPPPLDASNGVPGTASNSYLYPKLEKEKPEQPSPPKLLMTNCQAGAVGGIVSPSLPLSPTRQPVVPVDLPPAYSSQAADGHLTISYGTESGEMSLVGEEFYSHMSPSPQSLGEDGEELFFLSHGVQIFFVTPDGQVSAPSYPGYLRMVKFTSQQSERVPNRPPAFLQVCDWLYPLMATDSPVLLCNTGVFMFPDMMESAAGSYVGVVLSSELPVEDRQLFQDMLSQMTDLRVQAPNEAADSINLSQKVSLAPLEEEEDPAAREEEKNLPEWSEKVASGILTGASWLSWGLVKGAEFTGTAIHKGASKLREHITPEDKPAHVSPSVSKGLHVAKQATGGAVRVSQFLVDGVCMVAGCVGKELAPHVKKHGSKLVPESMKKDKDGRSNIDGAMVVAASGVQGFATMWTGLEVAAKNITVSVASETVNTVKHKFRGLQNILDPPNDKKTCIFS is encoded by the exons ATGGAGGAAGCCAATCAAGATGCCTTTGACAGAGCCAGGCTGCAGGTGATCAAAGACGGCTATGAGAAGGCATTTGAGTGCATCAACAGAGGCCTGACCGAGGATGAAGCTGGCCACAAGGCCCAGGCCCTGGCCCAGTACACAAAGGGACGCCAGCACCTCCTCAGGGCCATCAGTGTGCCCTCACAGGGGCACGAGTGTGTGGGGTGCTCCTGGGAGTCAGCCCGCCAGATGCAGCACAAGATGCAGGAGACTCTGAACAACATCACCACTCGATTGGCGGTCCTAGAGACCAGCCCAGACCCTGAGCTCCCACCACCTCTAGATGCCTCTAATGGAGTCCCCGGGACAGCATCTAACTCTTACCTTTACCCCAAACTGGAGAAGGAGAAACCAGAGCAGCCATCTCCACCCAAGCTACTAATGACTAATTGCCAGGCTGGAGCTGTGGGAGGCATtgtgtctccctccctgcctctttctcccactAGACAGCCTGTGGTGCCTGTGGATCTGCCCCCAGCCTACTCCTCCCAGGCGGCTGATGGCCACCTGACTATCTCCTACGGGACAGAATCTGGAGAGATGTCGCTGGTAGGAGAGGAGTTTTACAGCCACATGTCCCCCTCTCCTCAGAGCctgggggaggatggagaggaacTCTTCTTCCTGTCTCACGGGGTACAGATATTCTTTGTCACACCTGACGGCCAGGTCAGCGCTCCCTCCTACCCAGGGTACCTGCGGATGGTCAAGTTCACCAGCCAGCAGTCAGAGAGAGTGCCCAACCGCCCACCAGCCTTCCTGCAG GTGTGTGATTGGCTGTACCCACTGATGGCCACTGACTCCCCTGTCCTGCTGTGTAACACAGGGGTGTTCATGTTCCCGGACATGATGGAGTCTGCCGCGGGATCCTACGTGGGCGTTGTGCTGTCCTCTGAACTGCCTGTTGAAGACAGACAACTGTTCCAGGACATGCTGTCCCAGATGACAGACCTCCGGGTGCAG GCTCCAAATGAGGCAGCAGACAGCATCAACCTGAGCCAGAAGGTGTCCCTCGCTCCCCTCGAGGAAGAAGAGGACCCAGCagcaagagaggaggagaagaacctGCCAGAGTGGAGTGAGAAGGTGGCCAGTGGCATCCTCACAG GGGCATCGTGGCTGAGCTGGGGCCTGGTGAAGGGGGCTGAGTTCACTGGCACAGCCATCCACAAGGGGGCCTCGAAACTGCGGGAGCACATCACCCCTGAGGACAAGCCAGCCCATGTCAGCCCCTCTGTCTCCAAGGGATTGCATGTAGCCAAACAGGCCACTGGGGGCGCTGTCCGCGTCAGCCAGTTCCTGG TGGACGGTGTGTGTATGGTGGCAGGGTGTGTGGGTAAGGAGCTGGCTCCCCATGTGAAGAAACATGGAAGCAAGTTGGTCCCAGAGTCCATGAAGAAAGACAAAGATGGACGATCCAACATCGATGGAGCCATGGTGGTGGCTGCCAGTGGAGTTCAAG GCTTCGCTACCATGTGGACTGGCTTGGAAGTAGCAGCAAAGAACATCACCGTCTCCGTTGCCTCAGAAACCGTCAACACTGTCAAGCATAA ATTTAGGGGTCTACAAAACATCTTAGACCCACCTAATGACAAGAAGACATGTATTTTCTCTTGA
- the LOC110503807 gene encoding spartin isoform X1, with amino-acid sequence MEEANQDAFDRARLQVIKDGYEKAFECINRGLTEDEAGHKAQALAQYTKGRQHLLRAISVPSQGHECVGCSWESARQMQHKMQETLNNITTRLAVLETSPDPELPPPLDASNGVPGTASNSYLYPKLEKEKPEQPSPPKLLMTNCQAGAVGGIVSPSLPLSPTRQPVVPVDLPPAYSSQAADGHLTISYGTESGEMSLVGEEFYSHMSPSPQSLGEDGEELFFLSHGVQIFFVTPDGQVSAPSYPGYLRMVKFTSQQSERVPNRPPAFLQVCDWLYPLMATDSPVLLCNTGVFMFPDMMESAAGSYVGVVLSSELPVEDRQLFQDMLSQMTDLRVQAPNEAADSINLSQKVSLAPLEEEEDPAAREEEKNLPEWSEKVASGILTGASWLSWGLVKGAEFTGTAIHKGASKLREHITPEDKPAHVSPSVSKGLHVAKQATGGAVRVSQFLVDGVCMVAGCVGKELAPHVKKHGSKLVPESMKKDKDGRSNIDGAMVVAASGVQGFATMWTGLEVAAKNITVSVASETVNTVKHKYGVAAGQATDHAVNSAINMGVTAFNIDNLGIKAAVKKTGKQTAVAILQDYQLQDPNTNQKQVEKQDK; translated from the exons ATGGAGGAAGCCAATCAAGATGCCTTTGACAGAGCCAGGCTGCAGGTGATCAAAGACGGCTATGAGAAGGCATTTGAGTGCATCAACAGAGGCCTGACCGAGGATGAAGCTGGCCACAAGGCCCAGGCCCTGGCCCAGTACACAAAGGGACGCCAGCACCTCCTCAGGGCCATCAGTGTGCCCTCACAGGGGCACGAGTGTGTGGGGTGCTCCTGGGAGTCAGCCCGCCAGATGCAGCACAAGATGCAGGAGACTCTGAACAACATCACCACTCGATTGGCGGTCCTAGAGACCAGCCCAGACCCTGAGCTCCCACCACCTCTAGATGCCTCTAATGGAGTCCCCGGGACAGCATCTAACTCTTACCTTTACCCCAAACTGGAGAAGGAGAAACCAGAGCAGCCATCTCCACCCAAGCTACTAATGACTAATTGCCAGGCTGGAGCTGTGGGAGGCATtgtgtctccctccctgcctctttctcccactAGACAGCCTGTGGTGCCTGTGGATCTGCCCCCAGCCTACTCCTCCCAGGCGGCTGATGGCCACCTGACTATCTCCTACGGGACAGAATCTGGAGAGATGTCGCTGGTAGGAGAGGAGTTTTACAGCCACATGTCCCCCTCTCCTCAGAGCctgggggaggatggagaggaacTCTTCTTCCTGTCTCACGGGGTACAGATATTCTTTGTCACACCTGACGGCCAGGTCAGCGCTCCCTCCTACCCAGGGTACCTGCGGATGGTCAAGTTCACCAGCCAGCAGTCAGAGAGAGTGCCCAACCGCCCACCAGCCTTCCTGCAG GTGTGTGATTGGCTGTACCCACTGATGGCCACTGACTCCCCTGTCCTGCTGTGTAACACAGGGGTGTTCATGTTCCCGGACATGATGGAGTCTGCCGCGGGATCCTACGTGGGCGTTGTGCTGTCCTCTGAACTGCCTGTTGAAGACAGACAACTGTTCCAGGACATGCTGTCCCAGATGACAGACCTCCGGGTGCAG GCTCCAAATGAGGCAGCAGACAGCATCAACCTGAGCCAGAAGGTGTCCCTCGCTCCCCTCGAGGAAGAAGAGGACCCAGCagcaagagaggaggagaagaacctGCCAGAGTGGAGTGAGAAGGTGGCCAGTGGCATCCTCACAG GGGCATCGTGGCTGAGCTGGGGCCTGGTGAAGGGGGCTGAGTTCACTGGCACAGCCATCCACAAGGGGGCCTCGAAACTGCGGGAGCACATCACCCCTGAGGACAAGCCAGCCCATGTCAGCCCCTCTGTCTCCAAGGGATTGCATGTAGCCAAACAGGCCACTGGGGGCGCTGTCCGCGTCAGCCAGTTCCTGG TGGACGGTGTGTGTATGGTGGCAGGGTGTGTGGGTAAGGAGCTGGCTCCCCATGTGAAGAAACATGGAAGCAAGTTGGTCCCAGAGTCCATGAAGAAAGACAAAGATGGACGATCCAACATCGATGGAGCCATGGTGGTGGCTGCCAGTGGAGTTCAAG GCTTCGCTACCATGTGGACTGGCTTGGAAGTAGCAGCAAAGAACATCACCGTCTCCGTTGCCTCAGAAACCGTCAACACTGTCAAGCATAA GTATGGGGTGGCAGCCGGCCAGGCCACAGACCATGCTGTGAACTCAGCCATTAACATGGGAGTCACCGCCTTCAACATTGACAACCTGGGCATTAAAGCTGCGGTGAAGAAGACTGGCAAACAGACGGCTGTGGCCATTCTGCAGGACTACCAGCTACAGGACCCTAACACTAACCAGAAACAAGTGGAGAAACAGGACAAATAG